From the Deltaproteobacteria bacterium genome, one window contains:
- a CDS encoding M48 family metallopeptidase: MKTKAAKDVIQFGTRQIRYRLHRADRKRLRIVVSPALTVNVFAPKNAKEDQIREAVKKKAPWIAKTLDKVETYHPLPTPKRYVSGESFVYLGRQYRLRVRNGPKQPAKMLGRFLWVWVEDKNDIKSIRKVVDAWFRKRARETLDRYMDKCYTIASRHGVPEPLSVIRIMRTRWGSCSPAGRITLNVKLVQAPVHCIEYVIMHELCHLKCHNHSKAFYALLTRCQPDWRKRKETLERVRLS, from the coding sequence ATGAAGACTAAGGCTGCAAAGGATGTCATTCAGTTCGGTACTCGCCAGATCCGATACCGCCTGCATCGTGCCGATCGCAAACGTTTGCGTATCGTCGTGTCTCCAGCGCTGACCGTGAACGTGTTTGCCCCGAAAAATGCCAAAGAAGACCAAATTCGTGAAGCTGTTAAGAAGAAGGCGCCATGGATTGCGAAGACTCTCGACAAAGTGGAAACTTATCACCCTTTGCCAACGCCGAAACGATATGTCAGTGGGGAGAGCTTCGTTTACTTGGGAAGGCAATACCGGTTGAGAGTCAGGAATGGTCCGAAGCAACCGGCCAAAATGCTTGGGCGTTTTCTTTGGGTTTGGGTCGAAGACAAAAATGACATTAAAAGCATCAGAAAAGTGGTGGACGCATGGTTTCGTAAAAGGGCTCGGGAGACCCTGGACCGTTATATGGACAAGTGCTACACCATTGCATCTCGCCACGGTGTCCCTGAGCCACTGTCGGTAATTCGTATCATGCGCACGCGGTGGGGAAGCTGCAGTCCTGCAGGCCGAATTACACTGAACGTCAAACTGGTGCAGGCGCCTGTGCATTGCATTGAGTATGTCATCATGCATGAATTGTGTCACTTGAAGTGCCACAACCACTCAAAGGCGTTCTACGCCCTGTTGACCCGCTGCCAACCGGATTGGCGAAAACGAAAGGAAACGCTGGAGCGAGTTAGGCTTTCATGA